Genomic DNA from Arcobacter sp. CECT 8983:
CTAATGGATTCTTTCCTTTACTTATCTTTATGGGTGTTGGAGCAATGACAGACTTTACTCCACTGCTAGCAAATCCTAAATCAGCAATATTAGGTGGTGCTGCACAGTTTGGTATCTTTGGATCATTAGTTGGAGCAGTTGCAATTGGATTTGATTTACAATCAGCTTCTGCTATTTCAATTATTGGTGGAGCTGATGGACCAACATCAATCTTTATTGCAAATAGACTTGCTCCAGAATTATTAGGAGCAATAGCAGTTGCAGCATA
This window encodes:
- a CDS encoding sodium ion-translocating decarboxylase subunit beta: WGRLIMIGICLLLFYLAIARGFEPLLLMPIAFGGILANIPLAGIAGETGMLGIIYNMGIANGFFPLLIFMGVGAMTDFTPLLANPKSAILGGAAQFGIFGSLVGAVAIGFDLQSASAISIIGGADGPTSIFIANRLAPELLGAIAVAA